Proteins encoded together in one Quercus lobata isolate SW786 chromosome 3, ValleyOak3.0 Primary Assembly, whole genome shotgun sequence window:
- the LOC115982416 gene encoding alpha-galactosidase-like isoform X2, whose product MGTRNMMKINNVVFTSLCFLFLVLLLLLLQNPTRVSAKEPKQASSPPRGWNSYDSFSWTISQEEFLQNAEIISERLLPHKYEYVVVDYLWYRRKVKGAYSDSLGFDVIDEWGRMAPDPKRWPSSEGGKGFAKVAKKVHRMGLKFGIHVMRGISTQAVNANTPILDINTGRAYEESGRKWNAKDIGIKERACAWMPHGFMSVDTKLGAGRAFLRSLYEQYAEWGVDFVKHDCVFGDDLDINEITYVSEVLKQLDRPILYSLSPGTGVTPSMAKDVSGLVNMYRITGDDWDTWADVAAHFNITRDLSTANMIGAKGLMGKSWPDLDMLPLGWLTDPGSNEGPHRTSMLLPDEQRTQMTLWSMAKSPLMFGGDVRKLDGATYNLLTNPTLLEINSFSLNNMEFPYITSTKNFKSLDSQSGRYLTDVSTSDTHVLSLTSCTNSKAIGWSIKALDQDLEQICWKEHLGSKHQKPFCLYKKEPQFSS is encoded by the exons ATGGGTACCAGGAATATGATGAAGATCAACAATGTTGTCTTCACCTCTCTCTGTTTTCTCTtccttgttcttcttcttcttcttcttcaaaacccAACAAG GGTATCTGCTAAAGAACCAAAACAAGCGAGCTCCCCACCTAGAGGTTGGAACTCGTATGATTCCTTTAGCTGGACCATATCCCAAGAAGAGTTCTTGCAAAATGCTGAAATCATATCTGAGCGGCTACTTCCCCATAAATATGAG TATGTTGTGGTGGATTATCTTTGGTATCGGAGAAAGGTCAAAGGTGCTTACTCTGACTCTCTAGGATTTGATGTAATTGATGAATGGGGGAGGATGGCCCCGGACCCAAAGAGGTGGCCTTCCTCCGAAGGCGGGAAAGGGTTCGCTAAAGTAGCCAAGAAAGTGCATAGGATGGGTTTGAAGTTTGGGATTCATGTTATGAGAGGAATAAGTACACAGGCAGTGAATGCAAACACCCCTATCTTGGACATAAACACG gGACGTGCTTATGAAGAGTCTGGCCGAAAGTGGAATGCAAAAGATATAGGGATTAAGGAAAGGGCATGTGCATGGATGCCGCACGGTTTCATGAGTGTAGATACCAAGTTGGGAGCAGGAAGAGCCTTCTTGAGGTCACTCTATGAACAGTATGCTGAGTGGGGTGTTGATTTTG TGAAACACGACTGTGTGTTTGGAGATGACTTAGATATAAATGAAATAACCTATGTGTCAGAG GTTCTTAAGCAACTTGATCGCCCCATATTGTATTCACTGTCTCCTGGAACCGGTGTGACCCCATCAATGGCCAAGGATGTGAGTGGACTAGTGAACATGTACCGCATTACTGGGGATGATTGGGATACGTGGGCTGATGTTGCGGCTCATTTCAATATTACAAG gGACCTTTCTACCGCTAATATGATAGGAGCTAAGGGCTTGATGGGGAAGTCATGGCCTGACTTGGATATGCTACCACTAGGATGGCTTACTGATCCAG GTTCAAATGAAGGTCCACACAGAACATCTATGCTTCTTCCAGATGAGCAAAGAACTCAG ATGACCTTGTGGTCTATGGCTAAGTCTCCTCTCATGTTTGGAGGAGATGTGAGAAAGCTAGATGGGGCTACATACAACCTTTTAACAAATCCTACTCTGTTAGAGATAAATTCTTTCAGCTTAAATAATATGGAG TTTCCTTATATTACTAGTACAAAGAATTTTAAGAGTCTTGACAGCCAATCAGGAAGATATCTGACAGATGTAAGTACATCAGATACACATGTTTTGAGCCTCACAAGCTGCACAAATTCAAAAGCAATTGGGTGGTCTATTAAAGCTCTGGACCAAGACCTTGAACAAATCTGCTGGAAAGAACACTTAGGAAGCAAGCATCAAAAGCCATTTTGCCTATACAAGAAAGAGCCTCAATTTTCATCGTAA
- the LOC115982416 gene encoding uncharacterized protein LOC115982416 isoform X1, whose amino-acid sequence MGTRNMMKINNVVFTSLCFLFLVLLLLLLQNPTRVSAKEPKQASSPPRGWNSYDSFSWTISQEEFLQNAEIISERLLPHKYEYVVVDYLWYRRKVKGAYSDSLGFDVIDEWGRMAPDPKRWPSSEGGKGFAKVAKKVHRMGLKFGIHVMRGISTQAVNANTPILDINTGRAYEESGRKWNAKDIGIKERACAWMPHGFMSVDTKLGAGRAFLRSLYEQYAEWGVDFVKHDCVFGDDLDINEITYVSEVLKQLDRPILYSLSPGTGVTPSMAKDVSGLVNMYRITGDDWDTWADVAAHFNITRDLSTANMIGAKGLMGKSWPDLDMLPLGWLTDPGSNEGPHRTSMLLPDEQRTQMTLWSMAKSPLMFGGDVRKLDGATYNLLTNPTLLEINSFSLNNMEFPYITSTKNFKSLDSQSGRYLTDVSTSDTHVLSLTSCTNSKAIGWSIKALDQDLEQICWKEHLGSKHQKPFCLYKKEPQFSSDEWISHKQQYQGKLQLFATDRMDFCLGGSPNQKLTSKELKSGAFVPCRWHTNQMWELSINGTLANSYSGLCATVNSIKAEVRPGGIRSWIATGRKGEIYVAFFNLNPARTVISAKISDMAKVLPGKNFNGNSCQCKEVWSGKDIRVRKQTISRGVKARGCALFVLKCK is encoded by the exons ATGGGTACCAGGAATATGATGAAGATCAACAATGTTGTCTTCACCTCTCTCTGTTTTCTCTtccttgttcttcttcttcttcttcttcaaaacccAACAAG GGTATCTGCTAAAGAACCAAAACAAGCGAGCTCCCCACCTAGAGGTTGGAACTCGTATGATTCCTTTAGCTGGACCATATCCCAAGAAGAGTTCTTGCAAAATGCTGAAATCATATCTGAGCGGCTACTTCCCCATAAATATGAG TATGTTGTGGTGGATTATCTTTGGTATCGGAGAAAGGTCAAAGGTGCTTACTCTGACTCTCTAGGATTTGATGTAATTGATGAATGGGGGAGGATGGCCCCGGACCCAAAGAGGTGGCCTTCCTCCGAAGGCGGGAAAGGGTTCGCTAAAGTAGCCAAGAAAGTGCATAGGATGGGTTTGAAGTTTGGGATTCATGTTATGAGAGGAATAAGTACACAGGCAGTGAATGCAAACACCCCTATCTTGGACATAAACACG gGACGTGCTTATGAAGAGTCTGGCCGAAAGTGGAATGCAAAAGATATAGGGATTAAGGAAAGGGCATGTGCATGGATGCCGCACGGTTTCATGAGTGTAGATACCAAGTTGGGAGCAGGAAGAGCCTTCTTGAGGTCACTCTATGAACAGTATGCTGAGTGGGGTGTTGATTTTG TGAAACACGACTGTGTGTTTGGAGATGACTTAGATATAAATGAAATAACCTATGTGTCAGAG GTTCTTAAGCAACTTGATCGCCCCATATTGTATTCACTGTCTCCTGGAACCGGTGTGACCCCATCAATGGCCAAGGATGTGAGTGGACTAGTGAACATGTACCGCATTACTGGGGATGATTGGGATACGTGGGCTGATGTTGCGGCTCATTTCAATATTACAAG gGACCTTTCTACCGCTAATATGATAGGAGCTAAGGGCTTGATGGGGAAGTCATGGCCTGACTTGGATATGCTACCACTAGGATGGCTTACTGATCCAG GTTCAAATGAAGGTCCACACAGAACATCTATGCTTCTTCCAGATGAGCAAAGAACTCAG ATGACCTTGTGGTCTATGGCTAAGTCTCCTCTCATGTTTGGAGGAGATGTGAGAAAGCTAGATGGGGCTACATACAACCTTTTAACAAATCCTACTCTGTTAGAGATAAATTCTTTCAGCTTAAATAATATGGAG TTTCCTTATATTACTAGTACAAAGAATTTTAAGAGTCTTGACAGCCAATCAGGAAGATATCTGACAGATGTAAGTACATCAGATACACATGTTTTGAGCCTCACAAGCTGCACAAATTCAAAAGCAATTGGGTGGTCTATTAAAGCTCTGGACCAAGACCTTGAACAAATCTGCTGGAAAGAACACTTAGGAAGCAAGCATCAAAAGCCATTTTGCCTATACAAGAAAGAGCCTCAATTTTCATC AGATGAATGGATATCCcacaaacaacaatatcaaGGGAAACTCCAATTATTTGCAACTGATAGAATGGACTTTTGCTTGGGGGGTTCTCCAAATCAAAAGCTTACTTCAAAAGAGCTAAAGAGTGGTGCATTTGTACCTTGCAGATGGCACACAAATCag ATGTGGGAGCTGAGCATTAATGGAACTTTGGCAAATAGCTATTCTGGTCTATGTGCAACAGTAAACTCTATCAAAG CTGAAGTCCGTCCTGGTGGAATTCGTTCTTGGATCGCAACTGGAAGAAAAG GAGAAATATATGTTGCTTTTTTCAATCTGAACCCTGCGAGGACAGTAATATCTGCAAAGATATCGGACATGGCTAAGGTACTTCCTGGTAAAAACTTCAATGGTAATTCCTGTCAGTGCAAAGAAGTATGGAGTGGAAAAGACATTAGAGTTAGAAAGCAGACTATATCAAGGGGAGTAAAAGCCCGTGGCTGTGCTCTATTTGTCCTGAAATGTAAGTAG